In Brachypodium distachyon strain Bd21 chromosome 2, Brachypodium_distachyon_v3.0, whole genome shotgun sequence, one genomic interval encodes:
- the LOC112270802 gene encoding uncharacterized protein LOC112270802 isoform X2, producing MRRRHLHARATPPLPVAAPAALRRSARDQPLPVLLPVCCSACSWPSPSRAPFWPSPSPTAVLLIACRSVSSRLAVASTRVAAAALGRHRGDQHRLEPLAVNHYFAYDGYIVYNYFVYVGYFLYIATSHVSKRFQQRR from the exons AtgcgccggcgccacctccacGCGCGCGCCACGCCGCCTCTCCCCGTCGCCGCGCCTGCTGCCTTGAGGCGCTCTGCCCGCGACCAGCCCCTCCCTGTCCTGCTGCCCGTGTGCTGCTCTGCTTGCTCGTGGCCAAGCCCAAGCCGAGCCCCCTTCTGGCCGTCTCCAAGCCCAA CCGCTGTGCTGCTGATCGCTTGTCGCTCCGTGTCGAGTCGCCTCGCTGTTGCGTCCACGcgtgttgctgctgccgcacTTGGTCGACACCGTGGAGACCAACACCGCCTTGAACCACTTGCCGTGAACCACTACTTCGCCTACGACGGCTACATTGTTTACAACTACTTCGTCTACGTTGGCTACTTTCTCTACATCGCGACATCGCACGTgtccaag aggttccagcagagaaggtga
- the LOC112270802 gene encoding uncharacterized protein LOC112270802 isoform X1, whose amino-acid sequence MRRRHLHARATPPLPVAAPAALRRSARDQPLPVLLPVCCSACSWPSPSRAPFWPSPSPTAVLLIACRSVSSRLAVASTRVAAAALGRHRGDQHRLEPLAVNHYFAYDGYIVYNYFVYVGYFLYIATSHVSKSSVPTTTTTLVFFFQDSCSIPGN is encoded by the exons AtgcgccggcgccacctccacGCGCGCGCCACGCCGCCTCTCCCCGTCGCCGCGCCTGCTGCCTTGAGGCGCTCTGCCCGCGACCAGCCCCTCCCTGTCCTGCTGCCCGTGTGCTGCTCTGCTTGCTCGTGGCCAAGCCCAAGCCGAGCCCCCTTCTGGCCGTCTCCAAGCCCAA CCGCTGTGCTGCTGATCGCTTGTCGCTCCGTGTCGAGTCGCCTCGCTGTTGCGTCCACGcgtgttgctgctgccgcacTTGGTCGACACCGTGGAGACCAACACCGCCTTGAACCACTTGCCGTGAACCACTACTTCGCCTACGACGGCTACATTGTTTACAACTACTTCGTCTACGTTGGCTACTTTCTCTACATCGCGACATCGCACGTgtccaag tcttcggttcctacgacgacgactacacttgtgttcttctttcaggattcttgctcaattccgggcaattga
- the LOC100846205 gene encoding mannan endo-1,4-beta-mannosidase 1 gives MRLHHGAVALLVLLCVHGAEAAGGGFVRAQGTRFVINGSPYYANGFNAYWLMTMAADPAQRGKVTSTLSQAAARGLSVARTWAFSDGGSNNALQYSPGNYNENTFKGLDFVLSEVRKHEVKVILSLVNNYDSFGGKKQYVNWARAQGQAIGSDDEFFTNAVVKGFYKNHVKTVLTRVNTLTGVAYKDDPTILAWELMNEPRCQSDLSGRTIQSWITEMAAHVKSLDSNHMLEAGLEGFYGASSSVNPSGYLVGTDFIANNMAPGIDFATVHSYPDQWMPGSDDSAQLGFLGRWLDAHVEDARAKLRKPLLIAEFGKSWKDPGYSSAVRDAQFGAVYAKIYESARKGGPMVGGLFWQLMADGMDSYGDGYEVIFADAPASTTGVITTQSRKLKMLGKAFARAERERSARGKGAGGGGN, from the exons ATGAGGCTTCACCATGGAGCAGTTGCTCTGCTCGTGCTACTCTGCGTCCATGGAGCAGAGGCCGCGGGAGGCGGGTTCGTGAGGGCGCAGGGCACCCGCTTCGTGATCAACGGCAGCCCGTACTACGCCAACGGGTTCAACGCCTACTGGCTCATGACAATGGCCGCCGACCCCGCGCAGAGGGGCAAGGTCACCTCCACGCTGAGccaggccgccgcccgcggcctCTCCGTCGCCAGGACCTGGGCCTtcagcgacggcggcagcaatAATGCGCTGCAgtactcccccggcaactacAACGAGAACACCTTCAAG GGCTTAGATTTTGTGCTGTCCGAGGTAAGGAAGCATGAGGTTAAGGTGATACTAAGCCTTGTGAACAACTATGACAGTTTTGGAGGGAAGAAGCAGTATGTGAACTGGGCAAGAGCGCAGGGGCAGGCCATCGGGTCTGATGATGAGTTCTTCACCAACGCTGTTGTTAAGGGCTTCTACAAGAACCATGTCAAG ACCGTGCTGACCCGGGTGAACACGCTGACCGGGGTGGCGTACAAGGACGACCCGACGATCCTGGCATGGGAGCTGATGAACGAGCCCCGGTGCCAGTCGGACCTCTCGGGCCGGACCATCCAGTCGTGGATCACGGAGATGGCGGCCCACGTCAAGTCCCTGGACAGCAACCACATGCTGGAGGCCGGCCTGGAGGGCTTCTACGGCGCGTCCTCCTCCGTGAACCCGTCGGGGTACCTTGTCGGCACCGACTTCATCGCCAACAACATGGCCCCCGGCATCGACTTCGCCACCGTGCACTCGTACCCGGACCAGTGGATGCCGGGCTCGGACGACAGCGCGCAGCTGGGCTTCCTGGGCCGGTGGCTGGACGCGCACGTGGAGGACGCGAGGGCGAAGCTGCGGAAGCCGCTGCTGATCGCCGAGTTCGGCAAGTCGTGGAAGGATCCGGGGTACAGCAGCGCCGTCCGGGACGCGCAGTTCGGGGCCGTGTATGCTAAGATCTACGAGTCGGCGAGGAAGGGCGGGCCCATGGTGGGCGGGCTCTTCTGGCAGCTCATGGCCGACGGCATGGACTCGTACGGGGACGGCTACGAGGTCATCTTCGCGGACGCGCCCGCGTCCACCACGGGCGTCATCACCACGCAGAGCCGGAAGCTCAAGATGCTCGGCAAGGCGTTCGCTAGAGCCGAGCGGGAGCGGAGCGCCAGGGGGAagggcgccggcggtggtggcaaTTAA
- the LOC100821194 gene encoding aspartic proteinase oryzasin-1 has protein sequence MATRRVYRSSHVACRQALHSSQAHSVFRGACSAPLPSSPCATMGTGPGAVALHHLLLLFLSVVLFHALLAAPAEGLVRVALKKHPVDEHGLAAGEEAQRLLLRRYGHVFNDASAGASSKPSTAAKGGSVTLKNCLNAQYYGEVGIGTPPQNFTVIFDTGSANLWVPSSNCYFSIACYFHPRYNAGQSKTYKKNGKHVEIHYGTGAISGYLSQDSVQVGGVVVKKQDFIEATGEPSITFMFGKFDGILGLGFKEMLYLSVLPIWYNMVSQGLVGDLIFSFWFNRHAGEGQGGEIVFGGIDPSHHKGNHTYVPVPKKGYWQFDMSDVLIGGNSTGFCKDGCAAMADSGTSLLSGPTAIVTQINKKIGATGVVSQECKAVVSQYGKQILDLLLKQVSRKKICSSVGLCTFDGAHGVSAGIQSVVDDKVWGSNDIFSKVTCNMCEMAVVWMQHQLAQNQTQEFVLQYINQLCDSFPSPMGESSVDCNRLASMPDIAFSIGGKQFVLTPEQYILKVGEGVATQCISGFTAVDIPPPRGPLWILGDIFMGAYHTVFDYGNLKVGFAEAA, from the exons ATGGCAACCCGCCGAGTTTATAGATCGTCACATGTAGCATGTAGGCAGGCGCTCCACTCTTCGCAAGCTCACAGTGTGTTCCGCGGCGCCTGCTCTGCTCCTTTGCCATCTTCCCCGTG CGCAACCATGGGAACTGGCCCCGGTGCCGTCGCGctccaccatctcctccttctcttcctctccgtGGTGCTCTTccacgccctcctcgccgcaCCGGCGGAGGGCCTGGTCCGCGTCGCGCTGAAAAAGCATCCGGTCGATGAGCACGGTCTCGCCGCCGGAGAGGAAGCCCAGCGCCTTCTCTTGCGGCGGTACGGCCACGTCTTCAACGACGCCTCCGCCGGTGCTTCCTCCAAGCCGTCGACCGCCGCGAAGGGCGGCAGTGTGACCCTGAAGAACTGCCTGAACGCCCAGTACTACGGCGAGGTAGGCATCGGCACGCCGCCGCAGAACTTCACCGTCATCTTCGACACCGGCAGCGCCAACCTCTGGGTGCCCTCCTCCAACTGCTACTTCTCG ATTGCATGCTACTTCCACCCGAGGTACAACGCCGGTCAGTCCAAGACGTATAAGAAGAATG GAAAACATGTGGAAATTCATTATGGGACTGGTGCGATTTCTGGCTATTTAAGCCAGGACAGTGTGCAAGTTGGTGGTGTAGTAGTGAAAAAACAG GATTTTATTGAAGCTACCGGAGAACCAAGTATAACTTTCATGTTTGGAAAATTCGACGGAATTCTAGGTCTTGGGTTTAAGGAGATGTTGTACCTGTCTG TTCTGCCTATTTG GTATAACATGGTTAGCCAAGGTCTGGTTGGTGACCTCATTTTCTCATTCTGGTTCAACCGACATGCTGGTGAAGGACAAGGAGGAGAAATTGTGTTTGGGGGAATTGATCCTAGTCATCACAAGGGAAATCATACATATGTCCCTGTCCCTAAAAAGGGATACTGGCAG TTTGATATGAGTGATGTCTTGATTGGAGGAAACTCCACAG GATTCTGTAAAGATGGATGCGCAGCAATGGCAGATTCAGGAACTTCGTTGCTTTCTGGTCCCACA GCGATAGTTACTCAGATAAATAAAAAGATTGGTGCAACTGGGGTAGTTAGCCAAGAGTGCAAGGCAGTTGTTTCTCAGTATGGGAAACAAATCCTAGATCTCCTGCTAAAGCAGGT CAGTCggaaaaaaatatgttcttCAGTCGGTCTATGTACGTTTGACGGTGCACATGGCGTAAG CGCTGGTATTCAAAGTGTGGTAGATGATAAAGTTTGGGGGTCGAATGATATCTTTAGCAAAGTTACATGCAATATGTGCGAGATGGCTGTTGTATGGATGCAACACCAGCTTGCACAGAATCAAACTCAGGAGTTTGTACTGCAGTACATTAATCAG CTATGTGATAGTTTTCCTAGCCCTATGGGAGAATCATCCGTGGACTGCAACAGACTTGCATCCATGCCTGACATCGCCTTCTCCATAGGTGGTAAACAGTTTGTGCTCACACCAGAACAA TACATCCTGAAGGTCGGTGAGGGAGTTGCTACCCAGTGCATTAGTGGATTCACAGCTGTGGACATTCCTCCTCCCCGTGGTCCTCTCTG GATCTTAGGCGATATATTCATGGGAGCCTACCACACCGTCTTTGACTATGGCAATCTGAAAGTTGGCTTCGCGGAGGCTGCATAG